In one Photobacterium swingsii genomic region, the following are encoded:
- a CDS encoding cytochrome c3 family protein — protein sequence MAQWKWASYWQGLIGLLVLLSAPLLAQEGSRENRAAQFVGSDACVDCHIEEVAAWQGSHHDMAMRHADNASVLGDFNERSMIHQGEENRFFRKGDAYWVNIQGPDGKWHDYKISYTFGWSPLQQYMVEFDDGRLQLIPFAWDTRRAEDGGQRWFHLYPDLTPTDEFYWTNTGQNWNFMCADCHSTNLKKNYDPVNNTYATTWSEINVGCEACHGPASKHIALAQQAQKAGIPIPSEFHYGFDRDLSIAVKEWVYQEGHSTLQPKEVMPTQQLQICAQCHSRRTQLNETADHVKGALLDKYRLSLITAELYYPDGQIFDEDYVYGSFLQSQMAEKGVTCTNCHDPHSATLKIPQEAVCSQCHIASEYTPEKHTFHQANSEASQCTSCHMPETTYMQVDPRRDHSWHVPRPDLSQHIKTPNVCTSCHQDQTDQWADKQIASWFPNSKYRSQQHFAVAFYADAIGHRGAPDALAYSAQDASLSDIIRASALERMAGNTGKNTLVSLARSVKHDSDLIRLGAIAGSAGYAFGDRWQILEPLLDDPVLSIRAEAAAALVGSYQQMNSAQRELLQPSLDDYMAIQRFNADRGFGRTNLANVYRDLGQTDKAIQMYQEAIKIEPYFENSYANLADLYRAQDDEDKALKTLLAGMKAQPKSSALPYSAGLALLRISKHQQATQYLKQAAETAERNPQYWYVYGLALEKTDVLAASKALHMAYQVGGNPQHLYAECEVLARNYAQSDIAQAEIAQAFELCTNQLAGVAPPEAIQQLQRYIRKK from the coding sequence ATGGCTCAATGGAAGTGGGCAAGTTACTGGCAGGGCTTAATAGGTTTACTGGTGTTGCTGAGTGCGCCGTTATTGGCGCAAGAGGGCAGCCGTGAAAATAGAGCCGCGCAATTTGTAGGCAGTGATGCTTGTGTGGATTGCCATATCGAAGAAGTGGCAGCATGGCAGGGGTCACACCATGATATGGCAATGCGACATGCCGATAATGCATCCGTGTTGGGTGATTTTAATGAGCGCAGCATGATTCACCAAGGCGAGGAAAACCGTTTTTTCCGTAAAGGCGATGCGTATTGGGTCAATATTCAAGGCCCCGATGGTAAATGGCACGATTATAAAATCAGTTATACCTTTGGTTGGTCACCTCTTCAGCAATACATGGTGGAATTTGATGACGGGAGGTTGCAGCTTATACCGTTTGCATGGGACACAAGACGTGCAGAAGACGGTGGTCAACGTTGGTTTCACCTCTATCCAGATCTCACACCCACCGATGAATTTTATTGGACCAACACGGGGCAGAATTGGAATTTCATGTGTGCCGATTGCCATTCAACCAATCTTAAAAAAAATTACGATCCAGTCAACAATACCTATGCGACTACTTGGTCTGAAATTAATGTGGGTTGCGAGGCGTGTCATGGTCCTGCTAGTAAACATATCGCGTTGGCTCAACAAGCCCAAAAGGCTGGAATTCCGATTCCATCAGAGTTTCATTATGGCTTTGATCGCGATCTGTCGATAGCGGTGAAAGAGTGGGTTTACCAAGAGGGGCACAGTACCCTGCAGCCCAAAGAGGTAATGCCAACTCAGCAATTACAGATTTGCGCCCAATGCCACAGTCGACGTACGCAACTCAATGAGACCGCTGATCATGTGAAAGGCGCATTGCTTGATAAATATCGCCTCAGTTTGATTACCGCTGAGCTTTATTATCCTGATGGTCAGATTTTTGATGAAGATTATGTGTATGGATCCTTCTTACAATCACAAATGGCAGAGAAAGGTGTGACTTGTACCAACTGCCATGATCCTCACAGTGCTACATTGAAAATCCCTCAAGAAGCCGTGTGCAGCCAATGCCATATTGCATCGGAATACACACCAGAAAAACATACCTTCCATCAGGCGAATAGCGAAGCCTCGCAATGCACTAGTTGCCACATGCCTGAAACGACTTACATGCAAGTCGATCCTCGTCGTGATCACAGCTGGCATGTACCACGCCCTGATCTCAGTCAGCATATAAAAACCCCCAATGTATGTACGTCGTGCCATCAAGATCAAACTGATCAATGGGCCGATAAACAGATTGCTAGCTGGTTCCCGAATTCTAAGTACCGTAGCCAGCAACATTTTGCGGTAGCGTTTTACGCTGATGCGATTGGACACCGTGGTGCACCTGATGCACTGGCGTATTCCGCGCAAGATGCCTCGTTGAGCGACATTATTCGCGCTTCAGCTTTGGAACGAATGGCTGGCAATACAGGCAAGAATACCTTGGTGTCTTTAGCGCGCTCGGTGAAGCATGACAGCGACTTGATCAGGTTAGGGGCCATTGCTGGATCAGCCGGGTATGCGTTTGGTGATCGCTGGCAAATCCTTGAACCTTTGTTGGATGATCCCGTGTTATCTATTCGCGCTGAAGCAGCAGCGGCTTTGGTGGGAAGTTATCAACAAATGAACTCAGCGCAACGTGAACTGCTGCAACCGTCATTAGATGACTATATGGCGATTCAAAGATTTAATGCTGATCGAGGGTTTGGTCGTACTAACTTGGCGAATGTTTATCGTGATTTAGGACAAACCGATAAGGCCATTCAAATGTACCAAGAGGCAATCAAGATTGAGCCGTATTTTGAAAATAGCTATGCCAACCTAGCCGATCTTTATCGTGCTCAAGATGATGAAGATAAAGCGCTGAAGACCTTGTTAGCTGGAATGAAAGCGCAGCCAAAATCCAGTGCCTTGCCATACAGTGCGGGTTTGGCCTTGTTGCGTATCAGTAAACACCAACAGGCGACACAGTATCTCAAGCAAGCTGCGGAAACCGCCGAACGTAACCCGCAATATTGGTACGTATACGGCTTAGCGCTAGAGAAAACGGATGTGTTGGCAGCGAGTAAAGCACTCCATATGGCGTACCAAGTCGGAGGTAACCCACAACATTTATATGCTGAGTGCGAAGTCTTGGCACGTAATTATGCGCAAAGTGATATCGCTCAAGCTGAAATCGCACAAGCATTTGAGCTGTGTACCAATCAATTAGCAGGTGTTGCACCGCCTGAAGCAATTCAACAATTACAGCGTTACATTCGTAAAAAGTGA
- a CDS encoding arylsulfatase has translation MTAKYGVKRRLAILAAAWISATSSSIAAEKPNILVIWGDDIGQTNISAYTFGLVGYKTPNIDSIAKEGMMFTDYYGEQSCTAGRSTFITGQSVLRTGLSKVGLPGADLGLQAEDATIAEMLKPLGYMTGQFGKNHLGDKDEHLPTNHGFDEFFGNLYHLNAEEEPENVDYPKDPEFRKKFGPRGVIKSYADGKIEDTGPLTRKRMETVDDETLDAALDFMDRAVKAEKPFFVWWNATRMHFRTHVKAENSGKTGISFYADGMVEHDNHVGELLKKVDDLGIKDSTIVFYSTDNGPHMNSWPDAGLTPFRGEKNTNWEGAYRVPAMVRWPGKIEPGSVSNEIMHHMDWMPTLVAAAGDDKIKEKLLEGYSAGDKKFKVHLDGYNFLPYLTGTEEKGPREEIFYFTDDGDLSSLRYHNWKIVFLEQRAKGTLRIWAEPFTPLRVPKIFNLRMDPYEIADVTSNTYYDWMLDRAYMLVPAQAYVGKFLETFQEFPPRQKAASFSLDQVMEKLKENPNK, from the coding sequence ATGACAGCGAAATATGGCGTTAAACGCCGATTAGCGATTCTTGCCGCCGCTTGGATTAGCGCGACAAGTAGCAGCATCGCAGCAGAAAAACCGAACATATTGGTTATTTGGGGGGACGATATTGGGCAAACGAATATCAGTGCTTACACCTTTGGCTTAGTAGGGTATAAAACACCGAATATCGACAGTATTGCCAAAGAAGGCATGATGTTTACTGACTATTATGGTGAGCAATCTTGTACCGCAGGGCGCTCGACTTTCATCACAGGGCAATCGGTACTGCGCACTGGCTTAAGTAAAGTGGGTTTACCTGGCGCAGATTTAGGCTTACAAGCAGAAGATGCCACCATCGCTGAAATGCTTAAGCCTCTTGGCTACATGACAGGACAATTCGGTAAAAATCACTTAGGCGACAAAGACGAACATCTTCCAACCAACCACGGCTTCGACGAATTTTTTGGCAACCTTTATCATTTGAACGCCGAGGAAGAACCTGAGAATGTTGATTATCCGAAAGACCCTGAATTTCGTAAAAAATTCGGCCCTCGCGGGGTAATTAAGTCTTATGCTGATGGCAAGATCGAAGATACAGGCCCATTAACGCGGAAGCGAATGGAAACGGTCGACGATGAAACCCTTGATGCTGCATTAGATTTCATGGATCGCGCAGTTAAAGCGGAAAAACCTTTCTTTGTTTGGTGGAATGCGACTCGCATGCACTTCCGTACGCATGTGAAAGCGGAAAACTCAGGGAAAACAGGGATCAGCTTTTATGCAGACGGTATGGTTGAGCATGATAACCATGTCGGAGAGTTACTGAAAAAAGTCGATGACTTGGGCATCAAAGATAGCACCATTGTCTTTTATTCGACGGATAACGGCCCTCACATGAATTCATGGCCAGATGCTGGTTTAACGCCGTTCCGTGGTGAGAAAAATACCAATTGGGAAGGAGCGTACCGTGTACCTGCAATGGTGCGTTGGCCGGGCAAAATCGAACCAGGATCTGTCTCTAATGAAATCATGCACCACATGGATTGGATGCCAACACTGGTGGCAGCCGCCGGTGATGACAAAATTAAAGAAAAACTGCTAGAGGGTTATAGCGCGGGTGACAAGAAATTCAAAGTGCACCTTGATGGCTATAACTTCCTGCCTTATCTAACGGGTACCGAAGAAAAAGGGCCACGTGAAGAGATTTTCTACTTCACTGATGATGGCGATTTAAGTTCACTGCGTTACCACAATTGGAAGATTGTATTTCTAGAGCAGCGCGCGAAAGGAACCTTGCGTATTTGGGCTGAACCCTTCACCCCACTGCGTGTACCTAAGATCTTCAACTTGCGTATGGACCCGTACGAAATCGCTGATGTGACCTCTAATACTTACTATGATTGGATGTTAGATCGTGCGTACATGCTAGTGCCAGCACAAGCTTATGTCGGTAAATTCTTAGAAACCTTCCAAGAGTTCCCACCAAGGCAAAAAGCGGCCAGTTTCTCGCTTGATCAAGTGATGGAAAAATTGAAAGAAAACCCAAACAAGTAA
- a CDS encoding arylsulfatase, which translates to MATQMSKLAVSIGVLATSGAAVAADQPNILAIFGDDVGYWNISAYNQGMMGYETPNIDRIANEGALFTDHYGQQSCTAGRAAFITGQEPFRTGLLTIGMPGSDQGIPDWAPTIADLLKDQGYMTAQFGKNHLGDQDKHLPTNHGFDEFFGNLYHLNAEEEPETYYYPKDPEFRKNYGPRGVIKSFADGKIEDTGPMTRKRMEHADEEFLETSLAFMEKAVKADKPFFIWHNTTRMHVWTRLQEKYQGKSGISIYADGMLEHDDQVGILLDKLDELGVADNTIVIYSTDNGAETVSWPDGGATPFHGEKGTTWEGGMRVPQLVRWPGVIKPGTKINEMMAHQDWLPTLLAAAGVDDVKEKLAKGYKANGKEWKVHIDGYNFKPYFEGKEEKGPRDSLLYFTANGELNAVRWNDWKLHFATLEGNITDAVRFSPNWPKIIHLRADPFEKAPHESGMYLRWMADNMWLFVPIQDVLGEFFQTLPDYPMQQGAIMNPASIDYQSLGLKAKMNQLDELQKKVATMK; encoded by the coding sequence ATGGCTACCCAAATGAGCAAACTGGCCGTCAGTATTGGTGTGCTGGCAACGTCTGGCGCAGCAGTTGCGGCAGATCAGCCAAACATCCTTGCTATCTTCGGCGATGATGTCGGCTACTGGAACATCAGTGCTTACAACCAAGGCATGATGGGTTACGAAACCCCCAACATTGACCGTATCGCGAATGAAGGTGCATTATTCACTGATCACTATGGTCAGCAATCTTGTACTGCAGGTCGTGCCGCGTTCATTACCGGCCAAGAACCATTTCGCACCGGTTTGTTAACCATAGGTATGCCAGGTTCCGATCAGGGTATTCCTGACTGGGCACCAACCATTGCCGACCTATTGAAAGACCAAGGTTACATGACGGCACAGTTTGGTAAAAACCACCTTGGTGACCAAGATAAACACCTGCCTACTAACCACGGCTTTGACGAATTCTTCGGTAACCTTTACCACTTAAACGCTGAAGAAGAACCAGAAACTTACTACTACCCGAAAGATCCTGAGTTCCGTAAGAACTATGGCCCGCGTGGCGTCATCAAATCTTTCGCTGACGGCAAAATTGAAGACACAGGCCCTATGACGCGTAAGCGTATGGAACATGCTGATGAAGAGTTCCTCGAAACGTCACTGGCATTTATGGAAAAGGCGGTGAAGGCCGATAAACCTTTCTTCATTTGGCACAACACCACACGTATGCACGTTTGGACCCGCCTTCAAGAGAAGTATCAAGGTAAATCAGGTATCAGTATCTATGCTGACGGTATGCTAGAGCATGATGATCAAGTGGGTATTCTGCTTGATAAACTGGACGAGCTTGGCGTGGCCGATAACACCATTGTTATTTACTCAACCGATAACGGTGCGGAAACAGTCTCTTGGCCTGACGGCGGTGCAACGCCATTCCACGGTGAAAAAGGCACAACATGGGAAGGCGGAATGCGCGTTCCTCAGCTTGTTCGCTGGCCAGGTGTAATTAAACCGGGTACTAAGATCAACGAGATGATGGCACACCAAGACTGGCTACCAACCTTGCTTGCAGCTGCTGGTGTTGACGATGTAAAAGAGAAACTCGCAAAAGGCTATAAAGCCAATGGTAAAGAGTGGAAGGTGCACATTGATGGCTACAACTTCAAGCCATATTTCGAAGGTAAAGAAGAAAAAGGCCCGCGTGATTCATTGCTGTATTTCACTGCCAATGGCGAACTAAATGCGGTACGTTGGAATGATTGGAAACTGCACTTCGCAACGCTTGAAGGCAATATCACTGACGCCGTACGCTTCTCACCAAACTGGCCGAAGATTATCCACCTACGTGCCGACCCATTCGAAAAAGCGCCGCATGAATCAGGTATGTACCTACGCTGGATGGCAGATAACATGTGGTTGTTCGTGCCAATTCAAGACGTGCTGGGTGAATTCTTCCAAACACTGCCAGATTACCCAATGCAGCAAGGTGCAATCATGAACCCAGCCAGCATTGATTACCAATCGCTGGGGCTGAAAGCCAAAATGAATCAACTTGATGAGCTACAAAAGAAAGTAGCTACAATGAAGTAA
- the nrdG gene encoding anaerobic ribonucleoside-triphosphate reductase-activating protein produces MHYHNYYPVDVVNGPGTRCTLFVSGCVHQCRGCYNKSTWRLDSGHLFTQQMEDRVIADLNDTRIKRRGLSLSGGDPLHPQNVAAVLQLVKRVRSECPDKDIWLWSGYLLNELSDEQQAVIDLVDVMIDGKFEQDKHDPSLVWRGSENQVIHHFKNL; encoded by the coding sequence GTGCACTATCATAATTATTACCCTGTTGATGTTGTAAACGGCCCCGGTACACGTTGTACATTGTTTGTGTCTGGCTGTGTGCATCAGTGTCGTGGTTGCTATAACAAGAGCACATGGCGATTAGATAGCGGACATTTGTTTACTCAGCAGATGGAAGATCGCGTTATCGCAGACTTGAATGACACCCGCATTAAACGTCGTGGTTTGTCGCTTTCTGGTGGTGATCCCTTGCATCCACAAAACGTTGCCGCAGTACTTCAGTTGGTTAAACGTGTCCGCAGTGAATGTCCAGACAAGGACATTTGGTTATGGTCGGGATACTTACTCAATGAACTCAGTGATGAGCAACAAGCTGTGATTGATTTAGTTGATGTGATGATTGACGGAAAATTTGAGCAAGATAAGCACGATCCATCGTTGGTTTGGCGAGGTAGCGAGAACCAAGTTATTCATCATTTTAAAAACTTATAA